In the Salmo trutta chromosome 33, fSalTru1.1, whole genome shotgun sequence genome, one interval contains:
- the traf3 gene encoding TNF receptor-associated factor 3, which produces MSAGRNADGRELQIPLQQCALSLAALSLAQRPWPSDHVAGFLPQHGGFRDHFVATPEPKYCCESCKLVLCNPRQTECGHRFCETCISEQLSKPNPVCPEDKEPLFKDKVFRDVCCNREIMALRVYCRSEKNGCKEQISLQQVMDHLNVCPYFEVPCPLGKCKEKMMRKDIPEHLSWKCKHRETTCEFCMQKMAMTELQKHKDTVCPSFPVACPNHCTFPSILRSKLTSHQHECPKAQVTCSFIRFGCNFKGLNQDMRDHESSFASEHLRLMATRNTTLEAKVEDVKGELLERYKVLPGLSSRLSETLSQYEEMREKNRQLDQKLNTMQELMSSHSEKLLEMELELRSLRSVREEVETLRGTVESIRSRVATLEGGRGGANPATHTLETQLSRHDDMLSVHEIRLADMDLRFQVLETASFNGMLIWKIRDYKRRKQEAVASKTLSLYSQPFYTGYFGYKMCARVYLNGDGMGKGTHLSLFFVVMRGEYDALLPWPFKQKVTLMLMDQGPARKHLGDAFKPDPNSSSFRRPTAEMNIASGCPLFVAQTVLENGTYIKDDTIFIKVTVDTSDLPDP; this is translated from the exons ATGTCAGCAGGGCGGAATGCGGACGGGCGGGAGCTGCAGATCCCCCTCCAGCAATGCGCTCTCTCCCTGGCCGCTCTCTCCCTGGCCCAGCGCCCCTGGCCCAGCGACCACGTGGCAGGCTTCCTACCCCAGCACGGGGGCTTCAGGGACCACTTCGTAGCCACCCCGGAACCCAAGTACTGCTGTGAGTCCTGCAAGCTGGTGCTCTGCAACCCCAGGCAGACAGAATGCGGACACAGGTTCTGTGAAACCTGTATCTCTGAGCAGCTAAG CAAACCGAATCCAGTATGTCCTGAAGATAAGGAACCTCTGTTCAAAGACAAG gTCTTCCGTGACGTATGCTGCAATAGAGAGATCATGGCTCTGAGAGTGTACTGCAGGAGTGAGAAGAACGGCTGTAAGGAGCAGATAAGTTTACAGCAGGTCATG gatCATTTAAATGTGTGTCCGTATTTTGAGGTGCCATGCCCTTTGGGAAAGTGCAAAGAGAAGATGATGCGCAAAGACATTCCTGAACATTTGAGTTGGAAATGTAAACACAGGGAGACCACCtgtgaattctgcatgcagaagaTGGCCATGACTGAATTACAG AAACACAAAGACACCGTTTGTCCTTCATTTCCGGTGGCTTGCCCCAATCATTGTACTTTCCCCTCCATCTTACGGAGCAAA CTGACAAGTCATCAACATGAGTGTCCAAAGGCTCAGGTCACCTGCTCCTTTATCCGCTTTGGATGCAATTTCAAG GGTCTCAACCAAGACATGAGGGACCATGAATCTAGCTTTGCCTCTGAACACCTGCGGTTGATGGCAACCAGGAACACTACACTGGAGGCCAAG GTGGAGGATGTTAAAGGAGAGCTTCTGGAGCGGTACAAGGTTCTGCCAGGCCTGAGCAGCCGTCTGTCTGAAACATTGTCTCAGTACgaggagatgagggagaagaATAGACAGCTGGACCAGAAGCTCAATACCATGCAG GAGTTGATGAGTTCCCACTCTGAGAAGCTTCTGGAGATGGAGCTGGAGCTGAGGTCTCTGAGGTCTGTCCGAGAGGAGGTAGAGACCCTCCGAGGAACTGTGGAGAGCATCCGCTCCAGAGTCGCCACTCTAGAAGGAGGACGGGGCGGGGCCaatccagccacacacacactag AGACACAGCTCTCCCGTCACGATGACATGCTGAGCGTCCATGAGATCCGCCTAGCAGACATGGACCTGCGCTTCCAGGTCCTAGAGACGGCCTCCTTCAATGGGATGCTCATCTGGAAGATCCGTGACTACAAGCGGCGGAAACAAGAAGCCGTGGCGTCAAAGACCCTGTCTCTCTACAGCCAGCCTTTCTACACTGGCTACTTTGGCTACAAGATGTGTGCCCGGGTCTACCTGAACGGTGACGGCATGGGGAAAGGAACCCACCTGTCTCTGTTCTTCGTGGTGATGCGTGGCGAGTACGACGCCCTGCTGCCCTGGCCCTTTAAGCAGAAGGTGACCTTGATGCTGATGGATCAGGGCCCAGCCAGGAAGCACTTAGGGGATGCCTTTAAACCAGACCCCAATAGCAGCAGCTTCAGACGGCCCACGGCAGAGATGAACATAGCCTCGGGCTGCCCGCTGTTCGTGGCCCAGACTGTGCTGGAGAACGGTACTTACATCAAGGACGATACCATCTTCATTAAGGTCACAGTAGATACGTCTGAcctccctgacccctga